One Leptolyngbyaceae cyanobacterium genomic window carries:
- a CDS encoding agmatinase family protein codes for MATKEELRQNFDPSGIGVDNGNLLGLPFDYDSANIIVFGIPWEVTVSYGCGTVAGAKRVLEASRQLDLYDFDYPDGWKEGIFMDEIPSHIEQKSELLRQDAAKIIEQMEEGKSVEEDPHLLQLLQNINRECADVNQWLFERATTAINRGKQVAVIGGDHSVPLGAIQALAQRYPNFGILHIDAHADLRDAYEGFEFSHASIMFNVLKLPQVTKLVQVGIRDVSLDEINLIRESEERVSTYFDPHLKQKVYGGMNWLEICRQIVSELPERVYISFDVDGLDPKLCPNTGTPVPGGLELEQAFCLFREVVNSGRQIIGFDVCEVGDAEWDGNVGARAVYKLCNLMSLSKKESE; via the coding sequence ATGGCAACCAAAGAAGAACTTCGGCAAAACTTCGATCCTAGCGGTATTGGCGTTGACAATGGTAACTTGTTAGGGCTACCGTTTGACTACGATTCTGCCAATATCATCGTGTTCGGGATACCTTGGGAAGTAACGGTTTCCTATGGCTGCGGTACGGTGGCGGGAGCGAAAAGAGTTCTCGAAGCTTCTCGTCAATTGGATTTATATGATTTCGACTATCCCGATGGTTGGAAGGAAGGTATTTTTATGGATGAAATTCCTTCCCATATCGAACAAAAAAGCGAACTACTCAGACAAGATGCTGCTAAAATTATCGAGCAGATGGAAGAAGGAAAAAGCGTAGAAGAAGACCCGCACTTGTTGCAATTGCTGCAAAATATCAATCGGGAATGTGCTGATGTCAATCAATGGTTATTTGAGAGAGCTACGACTGCGATAAACCGGGGTAAACAAGTAGCAGTCATTGGTGGCGATCATAGCGTGCCTTTAGGAGCTATTCAAGCCTTAGCTCAACGTTATCCTAATTTTGGAATTCTGCATATTGACGCTCACGCAGATTTGAGAGACGCATACGAAGGCTTTGAATTTTCTCATGCTTCGATCATGTTTAACGTATTGAAGTTACCCCAAGTTACTAAGTTAGTGCAAGTGGGAATTCGCGATGTTTCTTTGGATGAAATAAATTTAATTAGAGAATCGGAAGAGCGAGTTTCTACTTATTTCGATCCTCACCTCAAACAAAAGGTTTATGGGGGAATGAATTGGTTAGAAATTTGTAGACAAATAGTGTCGGAATTACCAGAGCGAGTTTACATTAGTTTTGATGTGGATGGATTAGATCCTAAACTTTGCCCTAACACGGGAACACCAGTCCCCGGAGGTTTGGAATTAGAACAAGCTTTTTGTTTATTCCGAGAAGTGGTAAATAGCGGACGGCAAATTATTGGTTTTGATGTTTGCGAAGTGGGAGATGCTGAGTGGGATGGTAATGTGGGAGCAAGAGCGGTTTACAAGTTGTGTAATTTGATGAGTTTATCAAAGAAGGAGTCAGAATGA
- a CDS encoding methyltransferase domain-containing protein: MSKNTWNATLYEDKHAFVWQYGEALLELLSPQPGERILDLGCGTGQLTQKIAETGAIVAGIDQSNEMIEKAKNNYPQLEFAVADARDFLVKEPFDVVFSNAALHWIPQADAVIHCIWQSLKPGGRFVAEFGGKGNVKAIVDALNNVLKEIGYADADKMNPWYFPSIGEYSTKLEKQGFDVTYAVLFDRPTPLEGEAGIGNWLKMFASNFISGLSLEEQINVIKEVEQRLQPILYRDGTWYADYRRIRVVAIKNK, encoded by the coding sequence ATGTCAAAAAATACCTGGAATGCCACTCTTTATGAGGATAAGCACGCTTTTGTTTGGCAGTATGGGGAAGCATTACTCGAATTGCTATCTCCACAACCAGGAGAACGCATTCTCGATTTGGGTTGCGGAACGGGACAACTAACCCAAAAAATTGCTGAAACTGGCGCGATAGTAGCAGGGATCGACCAATCTAACGAGATGATTGAAAAGGCCAAAAATAACTATCCCCAGCTTGAATTTGCAGTGGCAGATGCTAGAGATTTTCTAGTTAAAGAACCTTTTGATGTGGTTTTTTCTAATGCTGCATTGCATTGGATTCCGCAAGCAGATGCTGTTATTCATTGCATTTGGCAATCCCTCAAACCAGGCGGTCGATTTGTGGCGGAGTTTGGCGGTAAAGGTAATGTCAAAGCAATCGTTGATGCACTCAATAACGTTTTAAAAGAAATCGGTTATGCCGATGCTGACAAAATGAATCCTTGGTATTTTCCGAGTATTGGCGAATATAGCACTAAACTAGAAAAACAAGGTTTTGATGTAACTTATGCGGTGTTATTCGATCGCCCAACCCCTCTAGAAGGAGAAGCCGGAATCGGGAATTGGCTTAAAATGTTTGCCAGCAATTTTATTAGCGGGCTTTCTCTTGAAGAACAAATAAATGTGATTAAAGAAGTCGAGCAACGATTGCAACCAATTTTGTATCGCGATGGAACTTGGTATGCAGATTACCGGAGAATTCGGGTAGTTGCGATTAAAAATAAATAA
- a CDS encoding RNA-guided endonuclease TnpB family protein: MLDVLKVRIYPNKEQQEALAKSFGCSRFVFNYYLNKTNIQYQETGKGMSYCDMAKDLTQLKKLPNFEWLQEVTAATLQQTLKNLESAFKNFFGLRARFPKFKSRHRKQSIRYPESCSIKNGGLKLPKLGIVKASISKSINGKIKSVTVSKTSTDKYFAAILFETDDLTNKKEGKITSIDLGLSNLVTTFDGKDFNKVDPIKPTRKYAKRLKRRQQALSKKKKGSLNRLKQVKRVAKVHEKIANTRQDLLHKLSRKLVDENQVIIAENLCIKGLARTKLAKSILDAGWGMLLNFISYKLNREGGIFIQVDRFFPSSKLCNSCKVKNNLLNLSIREWVCPECKTHHDRDENATQNLWEEGIRILSNTVGHTEFQACGEEVRLVGTCTKKRSLVKQESPVTAPA, from the coding sequence ATGTTAGACGTTCTCAAGGTTAGAATTTACCCAAACAAAGAGCAACAAGAAGCATTAGCTAAAAGCTTCGGTTGTTCTCGGTTTGTGTTTAATTATTACTTGAATAAAACTAACATTCAGTATCAAGAAACGGGTAAGGGTATGAGTTATTGCGATATGGCAAAAGACTTAACCCAACTCAAAAAGCTACCTAATTTTGAATGGTTACAAGAAGTAACTGCTGCTACATTACAACAGACACTTAAAAACTTAGAATCTGCGTTTAAGAATTTCTTTGGCTTACGAGCTAGATTTCCTAAGTTTAAAAGTAGACACAGAAAGCAGTCGATTCGTTACCCTGAAAGCTGTTCGATTAAAAATGGTGGCTTAAAACTTCCCAAACTTGGGATTGTTAAAGCTTCAATCTCAAAAAGTATTAACGGTAAAATTAAATCTGTGACTGTTTCCAAAACGAGTACAGATAAATATTTTGCTGCAATCTTATTTGAGACGGATGATTTAACCAATAAGAAAGAAGGGAAAATCACAAGCATTGACTTAGGTTTAAGTAACCTAGTTACTACGTTTGATGGGAAAGACTTTAATAAAGTCGATCCAATTAAACCTACTAGAAAATATGCTAAACGTTTAAAACGCAGACAACAAGCTTTATCTAAAAAGAAAAAAGGCTCTTTAAATCGTCTAAAACAAGTTAAAAGAGTAGCGAAAGTCCATGAAAAGATAGCTAACACAAGACAAGATTTACTTCACAAACTCTCAAGAAAGTTAGTTGACGAAAACCAAGTCATTATAGCTGAGAACCTTTGTATTAAAGGATTAGCACGAACCAAACTAGCGAAATCAATATTAGACGCTGGTTGGGGAATGCTGCTTAATTTTATCAGTTATAAACTAAATAGAGAGGGAGGAATATTTATTCAAGTTGACAGATTCTTTCCCAGTAGCAAGCTTTGTAATAGTTGCAAAGTTAAAAATAATTTATTAAATCTCAGTATTCGTGAATGGGTTTGTCCTGAATGTAAAACTCACCATGATAGAGATGAAAACGCAACGCAGAATTTATGGGAAGAAGGTATAAGAATACTGTCAAATACTGTGGGACACACAGAATTTCAAGCTTGTGGAGAAGAAGTAAGACTCGTTGGTACTTGTACCAAAAAGCGTTCTTTAGTGAAGCAAGAATCTCCCGTCACAGCGCCAGCTTGA
- the ispF gene encoding 2-C-methyl-D-erythritol 2,4-cyclodiphosphate synthase, with translation MFFRIGNGYDIHRLVEGRRLILGGVEIAHELGLLGHSDADVLTHAIMDAMLGALSLGDIGHYFPPTDPKWAGADSLVLLSQVNQLVVDRGWQISNIDSVVVAERPKLKPHISAMRDRLASVLKLAPEQIGIKATTNEKLGPVGREEGISAYAVALLVNSN, from the coding sequence ATGTTTTTTCGCATTGGTAACGGTTACGATATTCACCGACTGGTAGAAGGACGGCGTTTAATTTTGGGCGGAGTGGAAATTGCCCATGAATTAGGTTTGTTGGGGCATAGCGATGCGGATGTGCTAACTCACGCCATTATGGATGCCATGTTGGGGGCGCTCAGTTTGGGGGATATCGGTCATTATTTTCCACCTACAGATCCGAAATGGGCGGGGGCTGATAGTTTGGTTTTATTAAGTCAAGTAAATCAATTGGTAGTAGATAGGGGTTGGCAAATTAGTAATATTGATTCTGTGGTAGTAGCGGAACGTCCGAAGCTAAAGCCCCATATTTCTGCAATGCGCGATCGTCTCGCCAGCGTTCTTAAATTGGCACCGGAGCAAATTGGCATTAAAGCTACTACTAATGAAAAATTAGGCCCCGTTGGGAGAGAGGAAGGAATATCAGCTTATGCAGTTGCTTTGTTGGTGAATTCTAACTAA
- a CDS encoding ABC transporter substrate-binding protein, with protein sequence MKIFPFIKWNNWRCWLTVTLGLLSAIALSSCNPVQLRTQASQVSQIVASRVGEPATFNYALDQSSPSALDFVYEGLIGQNGITGEVEPALAESWQFSEDKQKIVFTLREGLKWSDGEPLTADDVVFTYDRIYLNDKINTDIRDGLRIGESGALPTIRKIDNRRVEFTLPEPFAPFLRTTELAILPAHSLRESVETMDVDGQPKFNRMWRTDTDPNKIIVNGPYRITSYKTSERAIFDRNPYYWRKDARGNRLPYIDRLIWQIVDNSDTALMQFRSGGLDVLGVSAASFSLLKREEKRGNFTIYNGGPSSGTTLISFNLNKGKRENGTPLVNPIKSRWFNTVKFRQAVAYGIDRQRIIDNVFRGLATTLNSPISVQSPYYISPQQGLKVYDYNPEKSKQLLLEAGFKYNERGQLFDADGNRVRFTFLGGSGGRIGEAIGAQIKEDLAKVGMQIDFVMAAGSVIGQKLLYTFDWECYLGAFTGSVEPNDGANLWLPDGGLHVFNQKALPGQPPISGREIADWEAEIGRLYVQGAKELDEGKRKAIYAEIQRITQENVPFIYLINPLTLTAVRNTIEGVNYSGLRGLFWNLYELKVVKKSGYRSQLGHLDEARIFARQNSEEKSIMNFGS encoded by the coding sequence ATGAAGATTTTTCCTTTTATTAAATGGAATAATTGGCGGTGCTGGTTAACAGTAACTCTAGGATTACTAAGCGCGATCGCACTTTCATCATGTAACCCAGTTCAACTGAGAACTCAGGCATCTCAAGTATCCCAAATCGTTGCCAGTAGGGTGGGAGAACCGGCTACTTTCAATTATGCTCTCGATCAATCATCGCCGAGTGCGTTAGATTTCGTTTACGAAGGACTGATCGGCCAAAACGGGATAACGGGAGAAGTTGAGCCAGCTTTAGCCGAATCGTGGCAATTTTCCGAAGATAAGCAAAAAATCGTATTTACTCTCAGAGAGGGATTAAAGTGGTCGGATGGCGAACCGCTGACAGCAGATGACGTGGTGTTTACTTACGATCGCATTTACCTGAACGACAAGATTAATACCGATATCAGAGATGGCTTAAGAATCGGTGAAAGCGGTGCATTACCGACGATCCGCAAAATAGATAATCGGCGAGTTGAGTTTACCTTACCAGAACCGTTTGCGCCGTTTTTACGTACCACTGAATTAGCTATTTTACCAGCCCATAGTTTGCGAGAATCAGTGGAAACAATGGATGTAGACGGACAGCCGAAATTTAACCGAATGTGGCGTACCGATACCGATCCGAATAAAATTATTGTCAATGGGCCTTATCGGATTACCAGTTATAAAACCAGCGAGAGAGCGATCTTCGATCGCAATCCCTACTACTGGCGCAAAGATGCTAGAGGCAATCGGCTGCCATATATCGATCGCTTGATTTGGCAAATTGTCGATAATTCCGATACCGCATTAATGCAATTTCGCTCTGGTGGACTCGATGTATTGGGAGTTTCCGCTGCTTCCTTTTCTCTACTCAAACGGGAAGAAAAGCGGGGAAATTTTACCATTTATAATGGTGGGCCATCCTCCGGCACAACTTTAATTTCTTTCAATCTCAATAAAGGAAAAAGAGAAAATGGAACCCCATTAGTAAATCCGATTAAATCCCGTTGGTTTAATACAGTAAAATTCAGACAAGCCGTAGCTTACGGGATCGATCGCCAACGCATCATTGACAACGTATTTCGAGGGCTTGCCACCACTCTAAATTCGCCGATTTCCGTCCAAAGTCCCTATTATATTTCTCCCCAGCAAGGTTTAAAAGTATATGATTACAACCCAGAAAAAAGCAAACAACTACTTTTAGAAGCGGGATTTAAATATAACGAACGAGGACAATTATTTGATGCAGATGGTAATCGAGTGCGCTTCACTTTCTTAGGGGGTAGTGGTGGGAGAATCGGCGAAGCAATTGGAGCGCAAATTAAAGAAGATTTGGCTAAAGTGGGAATGCAAATTGACTTCGTAATGGCAGCAGGTAGCGTTATCGGCCAAAAACTGCTCTACACATTTGATTGGGAATGTTATTTGGGAGCTTTTACTGGTAGTGTCGAGCCAAATGATGGGGCAAATTTGTGGTTACCTGATGGGGGATTGCACGTTTTTAATCAAAAAGCGCTACCAGGACAACCTCCAATTTCAGGCAGAGAGATCGCGGATTGGGAAGCGGAAATTGGCCGTCTTTACGTTCAAGGTGCAAAAGAATTAGATGAAGGCAAGCGAAAAGCTATTTATGCAGAAATTCAACGAATTACCCAGGAAAATGTACCTTTTATTTATTTAATAAACCCGCTGACTTTAACTGCGGTCAGAAATACGATCGAAGGAGTAAATTATTCAGGACTCAGAGGACTGTTTTGGAATCTGTACGAACTGAAAGTTGTCAAAAAATCAGGCTATCGTTCTCAGCTGGGTCATTTGGATGAGGCTAGAATTTTCGCCCGTCAGAATTCAGAAGAGAAAAGCATTATGAATTTTGGCTCCTGA
- a CDS encoding ABC transporter substrate-binding protein produces the protein MPFAPIFSAITRRRSFLLLLSSLAAFAFSGCQPLKLNTNAAQVPQVVISVLSDPKTFNYPLSQESPNIFGYTYEGLITENGRGLLEPALAESWEISEDSKKIVFTLRKGLKWSDGKPLTADDVIFSYNEIYLNEAIPTDARDVLRIGESRALPTVRKIDDLRIEFTTPEPFAPFLRVTGLPILPAHVLRESVQTKDSEGKPKFLSMWGIDTPPSQIIVNGPYVLDNYATSQRVIFKRNPYYWRKDAEGNSQPYIERVIWQIVESTDTSLIQFRSGGLDAVGVSPEYFSLLKKEENRGDFTIYNGGPASGTTFLSFNLNKGSKNGKLLVDPIKSSWFRNKPFRQAVAYAIDRQTMINNTFRGLGEMQHSPVSVQSPYYLSPSEGLKVYDYNPQKAKELLLEAGFKYNERGELLDEKGNRVRFTLITNAGNKTREAMGAQIKQDLSKIGIQVDFTPIAWSAFTDKLSNTLDWEAHLLGFTGGVEPNDGANIWNSSGGLHSFNQGPQAGSPVQNWEISEWEKEIDRLMVEGAQELDDAKRKEIYAKFQNIVQEELPLIYLVNPLSMGAVRNKIQGVDYSALGGAFWNLYELKVTEQKPTAF, from the coding sequence ATGCCATTTGCTCCGATTTTTTCAGCCATTACTCGGCGTCGTTCGTTTTTGTTGTTACTCAGTTCTCTTGCTGCCTTTGCTTTTTCGGGATGCCAACCACTGAAATTAAACACTAATGCCGCGCAGGTGCCGCAAGTCGTGATTAGCGTTCTCAGCGACCCCAAAACTTTTAATTATCCTTTAAGTCAAGAATCACCGAATATTTTTGGTTACACTTACGAAGGTTTAATAACTGAAAATGGTCGGGGATTACTCGAACCTGCTTTAGCAGAATCTTGGGAAATTTCAGAGGACAGCAAAAAGATCGTGTTTACCCTAAGAAAAGGGTTGAAATGGTCAGATGGCAAACCTCTCACCGCAGATGACGTAATTTTTAGTTACAACGAAATTTACCTCAACGAAGCAATTCCTACTGATGCAAGAGACGTTCTGAGAATTGGGGAAAGTCGCGCTTTGCCAACAGTAAGAAAAATAGATGATTTGAGAATTGAATTCACTACTCCAGAACCTTTTGCTCCTTTCCTGCGAGTGACGGGATTGCCAATTTTACCCGCTCACGTTTTGCGAGAATCAGTGCAAACTAAAGATTCGGAAGGAAAACCCAAATTTTTAAGTATGTGGGGTATCGATACGCCACCCAGTCAAATTATCGTTAATGGGCCTTACGTTTTGGACAATTACGCTACCAGTCAGCGGGTAATATTTAAGCGGAATCCTTACTACTGGCGCAAAGATGCGGAGGGTAATTCTCAACCTTATATTGAGAGAGTGATTTGGCAAATTGTCGAATCTACCGATACTTCTTTAATTCAGTTTCGTTCTGGTGGTTTGGATGCGGTTGGTGTTAGTCCGGAGTATTTTTCTCTGTTGAAAAAGGAAGAAAACAGGGGTGATTTTACTATTTATAATGGTGGCCCTGCTTCTGGTACGACGTTTCTTTCTTTTAATCTGAATAAAGGTAGCAAAAATGGCAAACTTTTAGTCGATCCGATTAAGTCAAGTTGGTTCCGAAACAAACCATTCCGCCAAGCTGTAGCTTATGCGATCGATCGCCAAACCATGATTAACAATACCTTCCGAGGTTTAGGCGAAATGCAACATTCTCCGGTTTCCGTGCAAAGTCCTTATTACTTGTCACCATCGGAAGGATTAAAAGTCTACGATTACAATCCCCAAAAAGCCAAAGAATTGCTTTTAGAAGCCGGATTTAAATATAACGAAAGAGGTGAATTGTTAGATGAAAAAGGTAATCGAGTTCGCTTCACTTTGATTACTAATGCTGGTAATAAAACTCGCGAAGCAATGGGGGCACAAATCAAACAAGATTTGAGCAAAATTGGCATTCAAGTAGATTTTACTCCGATTGCTTGGAGCGCTTTTACAGATAAACTTTCTAATACTCTTGATTGGGAAGCACATCTTTTAGGTTTTACTGGTGGAGTAGAACCAAATGATGGTGCAAATATCTGGAACAGTAGTGGCGGTTTGCACAGCTTTAATCAAGGGCCACAAGCGGGATCGCCCGTTCAAAATTGGGAGATTTCTGAGTGGGAAAAAGAGATCGATCGCTTAATGGTTGAAGGCGCACAAGAATTAGATGATGCCAAGCGCAAAGAAATTTATGCTAAATTTCAAAACATCGTGCAGGAAGAACTGCCTTTAATTTATTTAGTCAACCCATTATCAATGGGTGCAGTACGCAATAAAATTCAAGGAGTTGATTACTCTGCCTTGGGTGGCGCTTTCTGGAATCTCTATGAACTGAAAGTAACAGAACAAAAGCCAACTGCATTTTAG